The Polaribacter tangerinus genome has a segment encoding these proteins:
- a CDS encoding 2Fe-2S iron-sulfur cluster-binding protein, which translates to MQDVNIKITDRNGVVHQVVAPTDMAMNLMEVVRSYELAEEGTIGICGGMAMCASCQCYVVSNHELPEISDDEDAMLAEAFHVQENSRLGCQIQINDQLEGLEVVLAPES; encoded by the coding sequence ATGCAAGACGTTAACATTAAAATTACCGACAGAAATGGTGTCGTTCACCAGGTGGTTGCACCTACAGATATGGCCATGAATTTAATGGAAGTTGTTCGTTCTTATGAGTTAGCAGAAGAAGGAACAATTGGTATTTGTGGTGGTATGGCAATGTGTGCTTCTTGCCAATGTTATGTAGTTTCTAACCACGAACTACCAGAAATTTCCGATGATGAAGATGCTATGTTGGCAGAGGCTTTTCATGTGCAAGAAAACAGCAGATTAGGATGTCAAATTCAGATAAACGATCAACTAGAAGGATTAGAGGTTGTATTGGCTCCAGAATCATAA
- a CDS encoding O-succinylhomoserine sulfhydrylase, with protein MSKHFETQAIRNQTERTQFLEHSTPLYLTSSFVFEDAEEMRASFAEEKQRNLYSRFTNPNTTEFTDKIVAMEGAEAGYAFATGMSAIFTTFAALLNAGDHVVSCRSVFGSTHSMFTNFLPKWNITTSYFKVNEVDNLESLITNNTKILYVETPTNPAVDILDLALLGKIAKKHQLIFIVDNCFATPYVQKPIQFGADLVIHSATKLIDGQGRVLGGVTVGSKDLMREIYLFARNTGPAMSPFNAWVLSKSLETLAVRVEKHAENALKLAEFLEKSEAVEFVKYPFLKSHPQYKIAKKQMLLGGNIVAFEIKGGIAAGRRFLDALKMCSLSANLGDTRTIVTHPASTTHGRLSEEDRLQVGITDGLVRVSVGLENVEDIIEDLEQALSF; from the coding sequence ATGAGCAAACATTTCGAAACTCAAGCAATTAGAAACCAAACAGAGAGAACACAGTTTTTAGAACATTCTACTCCTTTGTATTTAACCTCTAGTTTTGTTTTTGAAGATGCAGAAGAAATGAGAGCTTCATTTGCAGAGGAAAAGCAACGTAATTTATACAGTAGGTTTACCAATCCAAATACTACCGAATTTACAGACAAAATAGTAGCTATGGAGGGCGCCGAAGCTGGGTATGCTTTTGCTACTGGTATGTCTGCTATTTTTACCACTTTTGCAGCACTTTTAAATGCGGGAGATCATGTGGTTTCTTGTCGTTCTGTTTTTGGTTCTACTCACAGCATGTTCACAAATTTTTTACCAAAGTGGAATATTACTACTTCTTACTTTAAAGTAAATGAAGTTGATAATTTAGAAAGCTTAATTACAAACAATACTAAAATTTTATATGTAGAAACACCTACAAATCCTGCAGTAGATATTTTAGACTTAGCGTTATTAGGTAAAATTGCAAAAAAGCACCAGCTTATTTTTATTGTAGATAATTGTTTTGCAACTCCTTATGTTCAAAAACCAATACAATTCGGTGCAGATTTGGTAATTCATTCAGCAACAAAACTTATAGATGGTCAAGGTAGGGTTTTAGGCGGTGTAACTGTTGGTAGTAAAGATTTAATGAGAGAGATTTACTTATTTGCGAGAAATACAGGTCCAGCCATGTCTCCATTTAATGCGTGGGTTTTATCTAAAAGTTTAGAAACCCTTGCTGTAAGAGTTGAAAAACATGCTGAAAATGCATTAAAATTAGCTGAATTTTTAGAAAAAAGCGAAGCTGTTGAGTTTGTAAAATATCCATTTTTAAAGTCGCATCCTCAATACAAAATTGCCAAAAAGCAAATGCTTTTAGGGGGAAATATTGTAGCGTTTGAAATTAAGGGAGGTATTGCCGCTGGAAGAAGATTTTTAGATGCATTAAAAATGTGTTCGTTATCTGCTAATTTGGGAGATACACGAACTATTGTTACGCATCCAGCCTCTACTACTCATGGTCGTTTATCTGAAGAAGATAGGTTGCAAGTTGGTATAACTGATGGATTGGTTAGAGTTTCTGTAGGATTAGAAAATGTTGAAGATATTATTGAAGATTTAGAACAAGCTTTGTCCTTTTAA
- the thrA gene encoding bifunctional aspartate kinase/homoserine dehydrogenase I, translated as MKNELQRLEIHNFRTELGTLLPSLNLSYQVFGKPLGSAPVVLINHALTGNSNVAGVQGWWSKIVGENKVIDTQKYSVLAFNIPGNGYDGFLIENYKDFIARDVARIFLLGLKELKVTRLFAVIGGSLGGGIAWEMLVIDNEIADNFLPIATDWKSTDWLIANCQIQEQFLVNSKNPVHDARMHAMLCYRTPASFNERFKRTKNSESDIFNVESWLLHHGKKLQERYQLSSYKLMNQLLKTIDITKGGKTKSEILDKISANIHIIGVDSDLFFTADENRETYKKVALTKENVTYKEIKSVHGHDAFLMEYDQLEKIIAPIFNKNYREKKMKILKFGGTSLSNGKGIKTTIEIISELHAKGEKITVVASARGNTTNILENILEVAAKKKDYKELFSQLKEYQKLPDNSVDFSGEFTTLKTIFGGVFLLGDYSKKVKDEVLAQGELMAVKLIASLLQKKGISATATDARKLIFTDNNFGNAQPIQSLSLENVTTHFKNNSSSLQIVTGFISSNKKGDTTTLGRNGSNYTAALLANYLDADELRNYTHVSGIYTANPDFVKDAKKIEQLSFSEANELANFGTTVLHAKTIIPLLEKNINLRILNTFDKKDKGTLITAKSSEKGIKSIATIENVSLVNFEGRGLLGKVGVDARIFKALSNHNISVSIISQGSSERGIGLIIDSDKASDAVVALEKEFENDFYSQDVSQISIMDNVAVISIIGQDLSEFHHPYNALIKNQIVPVLFNNTITGKNVSLVVNRTSLHKAVNVIHGQIFGVSKKVNIAIFGKGLVGSTLIEQILESKQAILERRKIQLNVFAVANSKKILFQRDGVSKNWESDLENYGEENTNLTSLVEYVNEHHLENLIAIDNTASELFVQNYIPLVKAGFDLVSCNKIANTLSFDFYRELRKNLKKIKKQYLYETNVGAGLPLIDTIRLLHESGENITKIRGVFSGSLSYLFNTFSSENILFSEVLKAAISKGYTEPDPREDLGGNDVARKLLILARELELENELDDVQVENLIPENLREGAVHDFLNNVEVMNHEYQQKKEQQSPNHVLRYIGELSGDLSKEKGNLAVKLVSVAKDSPLGSLKGSDAIFEIYTSSYGEQPLVIQGAGAGSEVTARGVFGDVLRLAKNNN; from the coding sequence ATGAAAAATGAGCTACAGCGCTTAGAGATTCATAATTTTAGAACAGAATTAGGGACCTTGCTACCGAGTTTAAACCTAAGTTACCAAGTGTTTGGAAAGCCATTAGGAAGTGCTCCAGTGGTTTTAATAAACCATGCTTTAACTGGTAATAGTAATGTTGCTGGTGTACAGGGTTGGTGGAGTAAAATTGTAGGAGAAAATAAAGTAATTGATACTCAAAAATATTCTGTTTTAGCATTTAATATTCCTGGAAATGGGTATGATGGTTTTTTAATTGAAAATTATAAAGACTTTATCGCCAGAGATGTTGCAAGAATTTTTCTTTTAGGATTAAAAGAGTTAAAAGTAACTCGATTATTTGCTGTAATCGGTGGTTCATTAGGTGGTGGTATTGCATGGGAAATGCTTGTTATAGACAATGAAATAGCAGATAATTTTTTGCCCATTGCTACCGATTGGAAGTCTACCGATTGGTTAATTGCTAATTGTCAAATTCAAGAACAGTTTTTAGTAAACTCAAAAAACCCTGTTCATGATGCAAGGATGCACGCAATGCTTTGCTATAGAACACCAGCTTCTTTTAATGAAAGATTTAAGCGTACAAAAAATAGCGAATCAGATATTTTTAATGTAGAGAGCTGGCTTTTACATCACGGAAAAAAGCTTCAAGAACGTTATCAATTGTCTTCTTATAAGCTCATGAATCAGTTATTAAAAACAATTGATATCACTAAAGGAGGAAAGACAAAAAGTGAAATTTTAGATAAAATATCTGCCAATATTCATATAATTGGTGTCGATTCTGATTTGTTTTTTACTGCTGATGAAAATCGTGAAACCTATAAAAAAGTAGCATTAACAAAAGAAAATGTCACCTATAAAGAGATTAAGTCTGTTCATGGGCATGACGCATTTTTAATGGAATATGATCAGTTGGAAAAAATAATAGCTCCTATTTTTAATAAAAATTATAGAGAAAAGAAGATGAAAATATTAAAGTTTGGAGGCACCTCTCTATCTAACGGAAAAGGAATTAAAACTACTATAGAAATAATTTCAGAATTACATGCCAAAGGCGAAAAAATTACGGTAGTTGCATCTGCAAGAGGAAACACTACAAATATTTTAGAAAATATTTTGGAAGTAGCAGCAAAAAAGAAAGACTACAAAGAGTTGTTTAGCCAACTAAAAGAATATCAAAAATTACCAGACAATTCAGTTGATTTTTCGGGAGAGTTTACAACTCTTAAAACAATATTTGGTGGGGTATTTTTATTAGGAGATTATAGCAAGAAAGTTAAAGATGAGGTGTTGGCACAAGGAGAATTAATGGCAGTAAAATTAATTGCTAGTCTACTTCAAAAAAAGGGAATTTCTGCAACTGCAACAGATGCAAGAAAATTAATTTTTACAGATAATAATTTTGGGAATGCGCAACCAATTCAGTCACTTTCTTTAGAAAATGTAACAACTCATTTTAAAAACAATTCAAGTTCATTACAAATAGTTACTGGTTTTATTTCTTCCAATAAAAAAGGTGATACCACAACATTGGGTAGAAATGGTAGCAATTACACTGCAGCATTATTGGCAAACTATTTAGATGCAGATGAGTTAAGAAATTACACTCATGTTAGTGGAATTTATACTGCAAACCCAGACTTTGTTAAAGATGCCAAAAAAATTGAGCAGCTTTCTTTTTCAGAGGCAAACGAATTAGCAAACTTTGGTACTACAGTTTTACATGCAAAAACTATCATACCGCTATTGGAGAAAAATATTAATTTAAGAATTTTAAATACGTTTGATAAAAAAGATAAAGGAACATTAATTACAGCGAAATCATCTGAAAAAGGAATTAAGTCAATTGCTACTATAGAAAATGTTTCTTTGGTAAATTTTGAAGGTAGAGGATTGCTTGGAAAAGTTGGTGTAGATGCTAGAATTTTTAAAGCCTTAAGCAATCATAATATTAGTGTAAGTATTATTTCTCAGGGTTCTTCTGAAAGAGGTATTGGTTTAATAATAGATTCAGATAAGGCATCTGATGCTGTTGTAGCGTTAGAAAAAGAATTTGAAAATGATTTTTACTCACAAGATGTAAGTCAGATTTCTATAATGGACAATGTAGCTGTAATTTCAATTATCGGTCAAGATTTAAGTGAGTTTCATCATCCATATAATGCATTGATAAAAAACCAAATAGTACCTGTGTTGTTTAATAATACAATTACTGGTAAAAATGTGAGTTTGGTTGTAAATAGAACGTCGTTACATAAAGCGGTAAATGTTATTCATGGTCAGATTTTTGGCGTTTCAAAAAAAGTGAATATCGCTATTTTTGGAAAAGGATTGGTTGGTTCTACTTTAATTGAACAAATTTTAGAAAGTAAACAAGCTATACTAGAGCGCAGAAAAATTCAATTGAATGTTTTTGCTGTCGCTAATTCAAAAAAAATACTGTTTCAAAGAGATGGAGTTTCAAAAAACTGGGAAAGTGATTTAGAAAATTACGGAGAAGAAAATACCAACTTAACTAGTTTGGTAGAATATGTAAATGAACATCATCTAGAAAATTTAATAGCCATTGATAATACAGCGAGCGAGCTTTTTGTTCAAAACTATATACCATTAGTAAAAGCAGGTTTCGATTTGGTTTCGTGTAATAAAATAGCCAATACTTTATCATTTGATTTTTACAGAGAACTAAGAAAAAATTTAAAAAAAATTAAAAAGCAGTATTTGTATGAGACTAATGTAGGTGCGGGTTTACCGCTAATAGATACCATAAGATTATTACACGAATCTGGCGAAAATATTACAAAAATACGAGGTGTGTTTTCTGGTAGTTTAAGTTATTTATTTAATACATTTTCATCAGAAAATATTCTTTTTTCAGAAGTGTTAAAAGCAGCTATTTCTAAAGGATATACAGAGCCAGATCCAAGAGAAGATTTGGGAGGTAATGATGTGGCTCGAAAATTATTAATTTTGGCAAGAGAATTAGAGTTAGAAAATGAATTGGATGATGTACAAGTTGAAAATCTAATACCAGAAAATTTAAGAGAAGGAGCCGTTCATGATTTTTTAAATAATGTAGAGGTTATGAACCATGAGTATCAACAAAAAAAGGAACAGCAATCTCCAAATCACGTGCTAAGATATATTGGGGAATTAAGTGGAGATTTATCTAAAGAAAAAGGAAATTTAGCTGTTAAATTAGTATCAGTTGCTAAAGATTCTCCATTAGGGTCCTTAAAAGGTTCAGATGCAATATTCGAAATTTATACATCTTCTTACGGAGAGCAACCACTTGTTATACAGGGAGCAGGAGCAGGAAGCGAGGTTACCGCTCGTGGTGTTTTTGGAGATGTATTAAGATTGGCGAAAAATAATAATTAG
- a CDS encoding O-acetylhomoserine aminocarboxypropyltransferase/cysteine synthase family protein → MSTLKFATNALHAGHDVTINGGTRAVPIYQTTSYVFNNSEHAANLFSLKELGFIYTRLNNPTNQILQDRLAALEGGIGAVVFASGTSAISTGLLTLLKAGDHIVASSSLYGGTYNLLSVTLPRFGITTTFVDASNPKNFEEAVQENTRAFFVESLGNPKLDVLDLEAISKESKKAGVPFIVDNTVATPVLLNPIKYGADIVIHSLTKYIGGQGTSLGGAIIDAGTFNWANGKFPEFTEPSAGYHGLKYYETLGAASYAFKLILEGLRDFGGALSPTNAFNIIQGLETLPVRIKKHSENAMALAQWLEEQDEVAWVNYPGLKSNKYHNLANKYLPKGQSGIVTFGPKKGYEAAKAIADKTKVFSLLANIGDTKSLIIHPASTTHQQLNDVEQASAGVGQDLIRLSVGIEDLEDLKADLKAAFKEI, encoded by the coding sequence ATGAGTACATTAAAATTTGCAACTAACGCGTTGCACGCAGGACACGACGTAACTATTAACGGAGGTACAAGAGCGGTTCCTATTTATCAAACAACATCGTATGTTTTTAACAATTCCGAACATGCTGCTAATCTTTTTTCATTAAAAGAATTAGGGTTTATTTACACACGCTTAAACAACCCAACCAATCAAATTTTACAGGATAGATTGGCTGCTTTAGAAGGAGGTATTGGCGCTGTTGTATTTGCCTCTGGTACGTCTGCAATTTCTACAGGTTTGTTAACTCTTTTAAAAGCTGGAGATCACATTGTTGCTTCAAGTAGCTTGTACGGTGGAACTTATAATTTATTAAGTGTAACATTACCAAGATTTGGAATTACCACTACTTTTGTAGATGCATCAAACCCTAAAAACTTTGAGGAAGCAGTACAAGAGAATACCAGAGCTTTTTTTGTTGAATCTTTAGGGAACCCAAAGTTAGACGTTTTAGATTTGGAAGCCATTTCAAAAGAATCAAAAAAAGCGGGAGTTCCTTTTATAGTAGACAATACTGTGGCAACACCAGTGTTGTTAAATCCCATAAAGTACGGTGCAGACATAGTAATACATTCTTTAACCAAATATATTGGTGGGCAAGGAACCTCATTGGGTGGTGCCATTATCGATGCTGGAACGTTTAATTGGGCAAACGGTAAATTTCCTGAATTTACAGAGCCTTCTGCTGGGTATCACGGCTTAAAGTATTATGAGACTTTGGGTGCTGCATCCTATGCTTTTAAACTAATTCTAGAAGGGTTAAGAGATTTTGGTGGAGCATTAAGTCCAACAAATGCCTTTAATATTATACAAGGTTTAGAAACTCTACCTGTTCGTATAAAAAAACATTCAGAAAATGCAATGGCATTGGCCCAATGGTTAGAGGAGCAAGATGAGGTTGCTTGGGTAAATTATCCTGGTTTAAAGAGTAACAAATACCATAATTTGGCGAATAAATATTTACCAAAGGGACAAAGTGGAATAGTAACTTTTGGTCCTAAAAAGGGATATGAGGCAGCCAAAGCAATTGCAGATAAAACAAAGGTATTCTCTTTATTAGCAAATATTGGAGATACTAAATCTTTAATTATTCATCCGGCAAGTACCACTCATCAACAGTTAAATGATGTGGAACAAGCTTCTGCGGGTGTTGGTCAAGACTTAATTCGTTTGTCTGTAGGTATTGAAGATTTAGAAGATTTAAAGGCAGATTTAAAAGCAGCTTTTAAAGAAATATAA
- a CDS encoding homocysteine S-methyltransferase family protein, with translation MSTITDEINKRILVLDGAMGTMLQAYKFTEEDYRGNRFKDYPSSLQGNNDLLSLTQPAAIKTIHAKYFEAGADIIETNTFSSTSIAMADYNMQHLVYELNYQSAKLAKEVATEFTKKEPHKPRFVAGSIGPTNRTASMSPDVNDPGFRAVTFSELREAYKEQVTALVDGGVDVLLVETVFDTLNAKAALFAIEEVKEEKKISIPIMLSGTITDASGRTLSGQTAEAFLISVSHIPLLSIGFNCALGANLLQPHLEAIANKTDFAISAHPNAGLPNAFGEYDETPKEMGEQIEEYLKKNLINIIGGCCGTSPEHIREIANIAAKYKPRKVVTFSTVERSN, from the coding sequence ATGTCTACTATTACAGATGAAATAAATAAACGAATTCTTGTTTTAGATGGTGCCATGGGTACTATGCTACAAGCCTATAAATTTACTGAAGAAGATTACAGGGGAAATCGCTTTAAAGATTATCCTAGTTCTTTGCAAGGTAATAACGACTTACTTTCGTTAACACAACCAGCAGCCATAAAAACCATACACGCAAAATATTTTGAGGCTGGTGCAGATATTATAGAAACCAACACCTTTTCATCTACAAGTATTGCAATGGCAGACTATAATATGCAACATTTGGTTTATGAGTTAAACTATCAATCTGCAAAACTAGCAAAAGAAGTTGCTACAGAATTTACCAAAAAAGAACCTCACAAACCACGTTTTGTGGCTGGTTCTATAGGTCCTACAAACAGAACAGCTAGTATGTCTCCAGATGTAAATGATCCAGGTTTTAGGGCAGTAACTTTCAGCGAATTACGTGAAGCCTATAAAGAACAGGTAACCGCTTTAGTAGATGGAGGTGTAGATGTATTGTTGGTAGAAACAGTATTTGATACTTTAAATGCAAAAGCAGCTTTATTCGCAATAGAAGAAGTGAAAGAAGAAAAAAAGATATCTATTCCAATAATGTTAAGCGGAACTATAACCGATGCCTCTGGTAGAACTTTGTCTGGACAAACTGCAGAGGCTTTTTTAATATCAGTATCACACATTCCATTATTATCTATAGGATTTAACTGTGCTTTAGGGGCCAATTTATTGCAACCACACCTAGAGGCGATTGCTAATAAAACAGATTTTGCAATATCTGCCCACCCTAATGCAGGATTACCAAATGCTTTTGGTGAGTATGACGAAACACCAAAGGAAATGGGTGAGCAAATAGAAGAATATTTAAAGAAAAATTTGATTAATATAATCGGAGGATGTTGTGGTACAAGTCCAGAGCATATTAGAGAAATTGCAAATATTGCAGCAAAATATAAACCTCGTAAAGTTGTAACCTTTAGCACTGTCGAAAGGTCTAATTAA